From Cecembia calidifontis, one genomic window encodes:
- a CDS encoding alpha-E domain-containing protein, producing MLSRVADSIYWLGRYLERAENYARFIDVNYNLMLDLPPDMKAQWEPLVYATGDDELYLKKYQSFDRKDVVYFLTFDTDNPNSIISSINFARENARVIRENLTKETWEKLNELYHYVKKRSDKKDWSKEDPRSFFESVKNQVLLLYGLADSTVARTEGWYFRQLGLFLERADKTSRIMDVKYHILLPSPNLVGTPLDFLHWTALLKSVTAFNTYRRLYGNIEPAKVVEFLLLNKYFPRSVFYCLREAENCLHKISGNHDTGYKNSAEKAIGELRSQLEFTDVSEIIENGLHEYIDSLQMKINKVSDKINANFFQIKDNFISQNSMQE from the coding sequence ATGCTAAGCCGAGTCGCTGATTCTATATACTGGCTGGGAAGGTACTTAGAAAGGGCCGAGAATTATGCCAGATTTATCGATGTCAATTACAATCTGATGTTGGACCTCCCTCCTGATATGAAGGCCCAGTGGGAGCCTTTGGTTTATGCTACGGGCGATGATGAACTGTATTTGAAAAAGTACCAATCTTTTGATAGGAAAGATGTGGTTTATTTCCTGACCTTTGATACCGATAATCCCAATTCGATTATTTCAAGCATCAATTTTGCCCGAGAAAATGCCCGTGTGATCAGGGAAAACCTCACCAAGGAAACTTGGGAGAAATTGAATGAGCTCTATCATTATGTGAAAAAAAGATCCGATAAAAAGGACTGGAGCAAAGAAGATCCAAGGTCTTTTTTCGAAAGTGTCAAAAACCAGGTACTGCTTTTGTATGGATTGGCGGACAGCACCGTAGCAAGGACAGAGGGCTGGTATTTCAGGCAATTGGGTTTGTTTTTGGAAAGAGCAGATAAGACCAGTAGGATAATGGATGTCAAATACCATATCCTTCTTCCATCGCCTAACTTGGTAGGCACACCCTTGGATTTCCTGCATTGGACAGCTTTGCTTAAATCAGTGACCGCATTTAATACCTATAGAAGGTTGTACGGGAATATAGAGCCTGCCAAAGTGGTCGAGTTCTTACTTTTGAACAAGTATTTTCCAAGGTCAGTATTTTATTGCTTAAGGGAAGCGGAGAACTGCCTGCATAAAATTTCCGGTAACCATGATACCGGATATAAAAATTCTGCTGAGAAAGCAATTGGAGAACTCAGGTCCCAGCTGGAATTTACAGATGTGTCCGAAATCATTGAAAATGGCCTGCATGAATACATCGACAGTCTCCAAATGAAAATAAATAAGGTTTCTGATAAGATAAATGCCAACTTCTTCCAAATTAAGGATAACTTTATATCTCAAAATAGCATGCAGGAATGA
- a CDS encoding circularly permuted type 2 ATP-grasp protein, translated as MDTKKYEVGENFDEMFTGEGKCRGHYQEFLKVLEKTSSKRISQLQHAANKNQVAMGMTFNVYHDNQGIEKILHLDIIPRIIPKQEWVRLEAGLKQRIYALNLFIQDIYNDQKALKDKVIPEDLVLGSKDYLKPCVGLTPPKGIWCHITGTDLVRNNDGNYYILEDNLRCPSGVSYMLESREIIKRAYPDLFNKLGVMPVSDYPVKLLKMLQYISNKDKPVVGVLTPGIYNSAYFEHSYLALQMGVELVSGVDLVTKGKKVFMQTTKGLEQIDVLYRRIDDTFLDPLTFNPHSMLGLPGIFEAYKAGNISIANAPGTGVADDKAVYAYVPRLIKYYLGEDPILENVPTFLCREEKDRKYVLENIEQLVVKETNAAGGYGMLIGPKASKEEHSKFRELIKKNPTNYIAQPTLSLSTVPTWTEEGLQGRHVDLRPYILYGEEIEVIPGALTRVALKKGSLVVNSSQGGGSKDTWVLYN; from the coding sequence ATGGATACAAAAAAATACGAGGTAGGTGAGAATTTTGATGAAATGTTCACTGGTGAGGGTAAATGTAGAGGGCATTACCAGGAATTTCTGAAAGTTTTAGAAAAAACCAGTTCAAAAAGAATATCCCAGCTCCAACATGCGGCCAACAAAAATCAGGTTGCTATGGGAATGACTTTCAATGTCTACCACGACAACCAAGGCATTGAGAAAATTCTGCATTTGGACATCATCCCGAGGATTATTCCCAAACAGGAGTGGGTACGGTTGGAGGCAGGATTGAAGCAAAGAATTTATGCCCTTAATCTTTTCATACAGGATATCTACAATGACCAAAAAGCATTGAAAGATAAAGTCATTCCAGAGGACCTTGTGCTGGGAAGTAAAGATTACCTCAAGCCCTGCGTAGGCCTGACACCTCCCAAGGGTATTTGGTGCCATATTACAGGGACAGATTTAGTAAGGAACAATGACGGAAATTATTATATCCTGGAAGATAACCTCCGTTGTCCTTCAGGAGTATCCTATATGTTGGAAAGCAGGGAAATTATCAAAAGGGCTTATCCCGATCTGTTCAATAAGTTGGGAGTAATGCCGGTATCGGATTACCCCGTCAAGTTGTTGAAAATGCTTCAATACATTTCCAACAAGGATAAGCCGGTTGTTGGGGTTTTGACTCCTGGAATTTACAATTCTGCCTATTTTGAGCATTCCTACCTTGCCCTGCAAATGGGAGTGGAATTGGTGTCAGGCGTAGATCTGGTTACCAAGGGGAAAAAAGTATTTATGCAGACCACTAAAGGCTTGGAACAAATAGATGTGTTGTACAGGAGGATTGATGATACTTTTTTAGATCCTCTGACTTTCAATCCGCATTCTATGTTAGGTTTACCTGGGATTTTTGAGGCCTATAAAGCTGGAAATATTTCTATTGCCAATGCGCCTGGTACAGGAGTGGCGGATGACAAGGCTGTTTATGCTTACGTTCCAAGGCTAATAAAATACTATTTAGGGGAGGATCCCATCTTGGAAAATGTTCCCACTTTTCTCTGCAGGGAGGAGAAGGACAGGAAATATGTGCTGGAAAATATTGAGCAGTTGGTGGTCAAAGAAACCAATGCTGCAGGGGGATATGGTATGCTTATCGGTCCCAAAGCAAGTAAAGAAGAACATTCCAAATTCAGGGAATTGATCAAAAAAAATCCTACCAATTACATTGCCCAGCCCACCTTGTCCCTGTCCACTGTCCCTACCTGGACAGAAGAAGGATTGCAGGGAAGGCATGTGGACCTCAGACCTTATATTCTTTATGGAGAAGAAATTGAAGTGATTCCGGGTGCTTTGACCAGAGTGGCCCTGAAAAAGGGGTCATTGGTCGTGAACAGTTCCCAAGGTGGTGGAAGTAAAGATACCTGGGTGCTTTATAATTGA
- the metG gene encoding methionine--tRNA ligase yields MKNKSFKRYTITAALPYANGPLHIGHLAGCYIPSDIYVRYLRSNEKDVAFVCGSDEHGVAITIKARKEGISPQEVVDRYHEMMKQSFKEFGISFDHYSRTSAKIHHETASGFFRDLYEKGEFLEQTTQQYFDEEAGQFLADRYIEGTCPKCGNEGAYGDQCEKCGSSLSPTELINPKSKLSGSTPVLKETKHWFLDLARYTDFLKNWILVEHESDWKNNVLGQCRSWLEAGEGLQARSMTRDMDWGIPVPVEGAEGKVLYVWFDAPIGYISSTKEWAAEKGIDWEPYWKDEDTKLVHFIGKDNIVFHCIIFPAILKTHGGYVLPDNVPANEFLNLEGDKISTSRNWAVWLHEYLQEFPGKQDVLRYVLTANAPETKDNDFTWKDFQSRNNSELVAIFGNFVNRAVVLTHKFFEGKVPTVAALEQIDREVLEELKAFPEKIAASIERYRFREALSFVMDFARMGNKYLADTEPWKTIKTDPERTGTVLNIALNIAANLAIVAEPFLPFTAAKIFGMFNLQGLNWQDAGTSDLLKGDAKIQPAELLFDKVEDNVVEAQVNKLLEAKKQNELANAQAAPMKDIITYDDFAKLDMRVVQVLEAEPMPKSKKLLKLTIDTGLGKRTVLSGVAEHFNPEDLVGKQVVMLINLAPRKMMGIDSEGMILMAEDRDGSLKLLQPHQSLANGATIS; encoded by the coding sequence ATGAAAAATAAATCATTTAAAAGATATACCATCACTGCTGCCCTGCCTTATGCCAATGGACCGCTCCATATCGGGCATTTGGCCGGCTGTTATATTCCATCGGATATTTATGTCAGGTACCTGCGTTCCAATGAAAAGGATGTAGCCTTTGTCTGTGGATCGGACGAACATGGGGTCGCCATTACCATCAAAGCCAGAAAAGAGGGTATTTCACCACAGGAAGTGGTGGACAGATACCATGAAATGATGAAACAAAGTTTCAAGGAATTTGGAATCAGTTTCGATCATTATTCAAGGACTTCTGCTAAAATCCACCATGAGACAGCTTCTGGATTTTTCAGGGACCTTTATGAAAAAGGCGAGTTTCTGGAGCAGACTACCCAGCAATATTTCGATGAGGAGGCAGGTCAGTTTTTGGCTGACCGCTATATCGAAGGCACTTGCCCAAAATGTGGAAATGAGGGCGCTTATGGTGATCAATGTGAGAAATGCGGCTCCTCTCTCAGCCCGACCGAACTGATCAATCCTAAATCCAAATTGTCCGGCAGTACTCCGGTTCTAAAAGAGACCAAGCATTGGTTTCTCGATTTGGCGAGATATACAGATTTTCTGAAAAACTGGATTTTGGTCGAGCATGAGTCCGATTGGAAAAACAATGTGCTGGGACAATGCCGCTCATGGTTGGAAGCAGGTGAGGGACTACAGGCAAGGTCCATGACCAGAGATATGGACTGGGGGATTCCAGTTCCGGTAGAAGGTGCAGAAGGAAAGGTACTTTACGTATGGTTTGATGCCCCGATTGGCTATATTTCTTCCACCAAAGAATGGGCAGCAGAGAAAGGTATCGACTGGGAACCCTATTGGAAAGATGAGGATACCAAGCTGGTGCACTTTATCGGAAAAGACAATATTGTATTCCACTGTATCATTTTCCCGGCCATTCTAAAGACCCATGGCGGGTATGTATTACCGGATAATGTACCGGCCAATGAGTTTCTGAATTTGGAAGGAGATAAAATTTCAACTTCAAGAAACTGGGCGGTGTGGTTACATGAATATCTTCAGGAATTTCCGGGTAAGCAGGACGTGCTTCGTTATGTGTTGACCGCCAATGCTCCTGAAACTAAGGATAACGACTTTACCTGGAAGGATTTCCAATCAAGGAATAACTCCGAACTGGTAGCTATTTTTGGAAATTTTGTCAACAGGGCAGTTGTCCTGACGCACAAGTTCTTTGAAGGGAAAGTTCCTACTGTTGCTGCCTTGGAACAAATTGACAGGGAAGTGCTGGAGGAATTGAAGGCATTCCCTGAAAAAATCGCTGCATCTATAGAGCGGTACAGGTTCCGTGAAGCGCTTTCTTTTGTGATGGATTTCGCCCGTATGGGTAATAAATACCTGGCAGACACAGAGCCTTGGAAAACGATCAAAACCGACCCCGAAAGAACAGGAACGGTACTTAATATTGCATTGAATATTGCAGCTAATCTGGCCATTGTGGCGGAACCGTTTCTCCCGTTTACTGCTGCCAAAATCTTTGGAATGTTCAATCTGCAAGGCTTAAATTGGCAGGATGCAGGAACTTCTGATTTGCTTAAAGGTGATGCTAAAATCCAGCCTGCTGAATTGCTTTTCGATAAAGTGGAAGATAATGTAGTGGAAGCACAGGTGAACAAATTGTTGGAAGCCAAAAAGCAAAATGAGTTGGCAAATGCCCAGGCTGCTCCCATGAAGGATATCATTACTTACGATGATTTTGCCAAACTGGATATGAGGGTGGTACAGGTATTGGAAGCGGAGCCCATGCCTAAATCGAAGAAGCTTTTGAAGCTGACAATTGATACTGGACTTGGGAAAAGGACTGTATTGTCAGGAGTGGCTGAGCATTTCAATCCAGAAGACTTGGTGGGCAAGCAGGTGGTGATGTTGATCAATCTGGCACCCAGAAAGATGATGGGAATTGATTCCGAAGGTATGATTCTGATGGCAGAAGACCGGGATGGAAGCTTGAAACTCCTTCAACCTCATCAGTCCTTGGCCAATGGGGCAACCATTTCCTAA
- a CDS encoding TetR/AcrR family transcriptional regulator: protein MSKKADIESKILEAAYRLFLVQGYRKTTMDDIAQGLSMSKKTLYKFYPGKMELLAATFDMLKSRLSIKVESLLDNKYIPYTAKLKSMLTIVATDLAPINPELLEDLREHAPEIWKELQGYIRQSAYLRFQRLIQEGVEKGFISSQVNVSLVVLMYASAIQNLIDPRFLSQFPDEMSQKLELSTADIYDQIIQIIYQGILTDEAKAEFRKV from the coding sequence ATGAGTAAAAAAGCAGATATTGAATCTAAAATTTTAGAGGCAGCCTACAGGCTTTTTTTAGTTCAGGGATACAGGAAAACCACCATGGATGATATTGCCCAAGGGCTATCCATGAGCAAGAAGACCCTGTATAAGTTTTATCCTGGTAAAATGGAGTTGCTGGCGGCTACCTTTGATATGTTGAAAAGCAGGCTGTCCATTAAGGTAGAAAGCCTGTTGGACAACAAATACATTCCCTATACCGCCAAGTTAAAGTCTATGCTGACCATCGTGGCGACCGATCTGGCCCCTATCAATCCGGAATTGTTAGAAGATTTGAGAGAACATGCCCCTGAAATTTGGAAAGAACTCCAAGGATATATCAGGCAGTCGGCCTATCTCCGTTTTCAAAGGCTGATTCAGGAAGGAGTGGAAAAGGGGTTTATATCTTCTCAGGTAAATGTGAGCTTGGTGGTCCTGATGTATGCATCTGCCATTCAGAACCTGATTGACCCCAGATTTTTGTCCCAGTTTCCTGATGAAATGAGCCAAAAATTAGAATTAAGCACTGCGGACATTTATGATCAGATCATTCAGATCATTTATCAGGGTATCCTGACTGATGAGGCCAAAGCCGAATTCCGAAAAGTTTGA